From the genome of Deltaproteobacteria bacterium, one region includes:
- a CDS encoding sigma 54-interacting transcriptional regulator: MEPTLEGCAGHRAAEGAPSARLRILGTSRVVALAERPMRVGSAPENDLVLTDRYVSKHHCRLSRRGGVVWVEDLKSLNGTWVDGVRVERGQLAARGRVVVGETALELLAPGGRGRRWGLVGEHPAMERLFRQIQRLASSRSPVLILGETGTGKELVARAIHEASPAHLGPFEAINCGAIPRDLAESEFFGHARGAFTGAARAHSGAFERADGGTLFLDEIGELPQELQPKLLRVLEDGVLHPVGGEERRPVTVRLVAATHRDLLLDARQGRFRLDLFHRLAVGVLQIPALRERREDIPHLVEHFLRELGDGGQRVTLDDGVMPFLASQSWPGNVRALRNALQRAAIIGGPRLGVEDFDFLGEAERSADQGFVRFEGRPFHEVRREIYLRVLTKHGGNRSAAATELGVPKSTFFDQLRGMEL; this comes from the coding sequence AATCCTCGGCACCTCGCGCGTCGTCGCTCTCGCCGAGCGGCCAATGCGGGTGGGAAGCGCGCCGGAGAACGACCTGGTCCTCACCGATCGTTACGTGTCGAAGCACCACTGCCGGCTTTCTCGACGGGGGGGCGTGGTGTGGGTCGAAGACCTCAAGAGCCTGAACGGCACCTGGGTGGACGGTGTGCGCGTGGAGCGCGGTCAACTCGCGGCGCGGGGACGGGTGGTGGTCGGCGAGACGGCCCTCGAGCTGCTCGCCCCAGGCGGGCGTGGCCGGCGGTGGGGACTCGTGGGCGAGCACCCGGCGATGGAGCGGCTCTTCCGGCAGATCCAGCGCCTGGCGAGCAGTCGAAGCCCGGTCCTCATCCTCGGGGAGACCGGGACGGGAAAGGAGCTCGTGGCGCGGGCGATCCACGAGGCGAGCCCGGCGCACCTCGGCCCCTTCGAGGCGATCAACTGTGGGGCCATTCCAAGAGACCTGGCGGAGAGCGAGTTCTTCGGGCACGCCCGGGGGGCCTTCACCGGCGCAGCGCGTGCCCACAGCGGCGCCTTCGAACGCGCCGACGGCGGAACGCTCTTCCTCGACGAGATCGGCGAGCTGCCGCAGGAGCTGCAGCCGAAGCTCCTGCGCGTGCTCGAGGACGGTGTGCTCCATCCGGTGGGCGGAGAGGAGCGGCGACCGGTCACGGTGCGGCTCGTGGCGGCGACGCACCGCGACCTCCTCCTCGACGCGCGTCAGGGACGGTTCCGCCTGGACCTCTTTCATCGGCTCGCCGTGGGCGTGCTCCAGATCCCGGCTCTCCGCGAGCGTCGCGAGGACATCCCACACCTCGTCGAGCACTTCCTGCGCGAGCTCGGCGACGGTGGGCAGCGGGTGACGCTGGACGACGGGGTGATGCCCTTCCTGGCGTCGCAGAGCTGGCCGGGAAACGTGCGGGCGCTACGCAACGCTCTGCAGCGCGCGGCGATCATCGGCGGGCCGCGGCTCGGCGTGGAGGATTTCGATTTTCTCGGCGAGGCGGAGCGCAGCGCCGACCAGGGCTTCGTGCGCTTCGAGGGTCGGCCCTTTCACGAGGTGCGTCGGGAGATCTACCTGCGCGTGCTCACTAAGCATGGAGGCAACCGCTCGGCTGCGGCCACGGAGCTCGGCGTGCCGAAATCGACCTTCTTCGACCAGCTTCGCGGGAT